A genomic stretch from Setaria viridis chromosome 1, Setaria_viridis_v4.0, whole genome shotgun sequence includes:
- the LOC117846674 gene encoding uncharacterized protein — MASQIESHRAGAEVVNGDAICRKKSIELLEELGLPKGLLPLEDIEEFGYNREDGFMWLVQRKKKVEHTFKKIKQIVSYAGEVTAFVEKGKLKNISGVKTKELFLWLSVVEVYVPESSPEKVTFKTGTGLSDTFDATAFALGE, encoded by the coding sequence ATGGCATCGCAAATTGAGAgccaccgcgccggcgcagAGGTCGTCAATGGAGACGCCATCTGCAGGAAGAAGTCCATCGAGCTCCTCGAGGAGCTTGGCCTCCCAAAGGGCCTGCTGCCCCTTGAGGACATCGAGGAGTTCGGGTACAACCGTGAGGATGGGTTCATGTGGCTGgtgcagaggaagaagaaggtggagcaCACCTTCAAGAAGATCAAGCAGATCGTGTCGTACGCCGGCGAGGTCACGGCCTTTGTCGAGAAGGGGAAGCTGAAGAATATCTCCGGGGTCAAGACCAAAGAGTTGTTCCTATGGCTCAGCGTGGTGGAGGTGTATGTTCCAGAATCCTCGCCGGAGAAGGTCACCTTCAAGACCGGCACTGGACTCTCCGATACCTTTGATGCCACTGCCTTCGCACTCGGAGAGTGA